The genomic DNA GGCTAAAAAAAGGAATGAACGTGCGGTTTGAAACTAGCGTCGATCAGCATGGTCACAGTGAACAGCCTTTGATCAAGCTCGACGTGATTACGCTTACGAAAAATTCGAGACCGTCGACGATTCGACCCAACTCAAAGCAAATCATCGTCGGGCAGGTGATCGATCTTCGCGACGGGCAATTGCGAGTCAGGGTGCGGTCGGGCGCGCTGACGCGACTGATTGTGCCGCTCGAAGAAAATGCCGTTGCCAATTTGGATGCGTCCGACATCCGGCTTGCCGCCTCCGGCGATCAGATCGAAGTCAAGGGACATCTATGGGATGGCGTCGGTTCGAATATGGGCCCCACGGTGTTTGCCGATGAAATCATCCTGAAGCGGCCTCTCTCTCCAAGCCACGCATCTCTGACGTTTGCAAACTGACCGAAATAGCCGTTCTTAACCTGCAGTCGGGATAAACCAAACCCCGATCCACGTTTTGCGAGCGTTCCACAACTGCTTGCGGATGGGCGCAGCTCGGAATAACAGGTTCCATTCTCGGCAGCGCATCATTCATTACCGTGTAGAGCACGGCAATTTGGCTCTCCAATGATCTGCCGCGCTACGTAGCGTTTCGGCATCAGCCTGCATTCCGGCAGCGAGCGCGGCTAGCTGCTGGGCACTGGCAGCCGCGAATAACTCACGTTCTTTGAGTGGTTGACGGCCGGTAGTACTCGTGCTTGAGACGACGTCGCCCCAATAAAACCAGCGATCGCCGGCATCATACTTGGCGATCACGCGACATTCCAGCCATGCAATACAGCCGTTGACGATCGGCAGGCCTGTTGCCGTCGATGTAAATGGTACTCCATCAAACTTGTCCGTATTTCGACCTGATTTCAGCGCAAATCGCCAGGCGAGGTCAATTTGGTCGGCCGAGATTAGATGCGCCACGAATCCGCCGACGCCTTCGATCAACTCGGCAGTGAAATGGTTCGGTGCAATGCCCACGACCACCACGGGACGACCTGGATCGATCGATGCTTGTGACACCCAGGTTGCGACCAGTCCGCCGCGACGGCCATCGCTGGAAGCGGAGGT from Pirellulales bacterium includes the following:
- a CDS encoding flavin reductase family protein, with amino-acid sequence MNNRGIHHFDDVFKLIDREIWIVTSASSDGRRGGLVATWVSQASIDPGRPVVVVGIAPNHFTAELIEGVGGFVAHLISADQIDLAWRFALKSGRNTDKFDGVPFTSTATGLPIVNGCIAWLECRVIAKYDAGDRWFYWGDVVSSTSTTGRQPLKERELFAAASAQQLAALAAGMQADAETLRSAADHWRAKLPCSTR